The segment TGTAGCTGCAACAGTACCCTGTTTGaccccgtggtcgatgagtcgctgagccaggcgCTTAGCGCTGTTGaaagtgatagggttggaggccaAGACGtgaccttgaatctggggtgacaccccccaaatgtacctctcaacCTTTTTTGGTTATGGGTTGACCATGGCAGGGCACAAGGCAGCAAGGTCGTTGAACCTGGCCGTGTAGGCTACTAGGTCAGACCCAGTCATCttcagattccagagctcctgATCTAGCTTTTGTATCTCACCCCTTGGACAGTATTCCTCCAGTAGTAGGACCTTCAAGTCCTCCCAACTTATGGCGTTGGCGACGGTGAGAGTCACGGACTTCACACGACTTTTCCACCATGTGAGGGCTCGATCAGTGAGGGTGCAAGCGGCGAACTTGACTTTGATCACTACTTGGCAAGAGCAGATCTGAAAGACCATTTCGGTCTTTTCAATCAGTGCAATGAATCCCCCAGTGccattaaaagtttttgtttttgcgttagagaactccttgtaagtacattcccttaCGTGACCATGACTGGTGCCATGGTTGGAAttattcgtgctgcttcctgtccCTCCATTTCCATTGGAGTTTATTTACAAGAGGGCGGCGGTTACTGCTGCtatgatagcagcctggaccatggtCGGATCATAAGCtgatggtggaggtggtgttggtatCGTGCCCGACCTGGgtcttaggtttggacgaggaggcatcgcgctgccaagaaataaaaatgaaagactataagttttggtggttgaggGTTGAATGATCATGAGTTAACTATCTTTAATAGTtcaagaatttggtttgacctacacagggctttgagtttgattcacaaatggagtttgaatagaaataGATAAACTCATGAACTCGAATGAAATGCACAGAATTAACACACGAAAGAGATATGccttatatatattaaacatatggttgCGTTACATACGAAGTTATAAAAAATGACCTTTCTAAAGggctccgattacagaaagtcaaagaaagtaagacttttagccgatggtcctattctatatcaaaatttggGAGTTAGGCAAGCACAACTCGCGGCGCggattgcgcttggagcttgactccgcatctgattgcttggCTCCCATGAGACGCCTGTCAAAGGCAGCTTGTTGCTCCCTCAAATCCCTCATTTCGGAGAGAGCTGCAGTCATTTGCTCCTGGAGGGAGTTGGTGTGGAGTTGAGCATTCCCTTGTAGCATGTATAGGCGTCGGATATTAGCTGCATTATCTTCCATCCTTATGCCAACCTCGTGAATCCGGTTTGCTTGGACTCCAGATTGATAAGCCTGATTGGCAAGTTTTCCTACCATaactgggagtgctcgatcagctgaactTCCTCCGCTggcatcgtagaagtcccgacacataccGTAAGGAGGACACAGTCCTTGCtgctggctccaatggtggatgtGGCTTCCCTAGATGGGATTTGGTCCTTGAAATCCCATCCTGAAAGGAGGTCGAACGAATGGATTTCGGACGGCTGGCGGATTGATCACCTCAGGCTCTGAGGTTGAGCTATCTGAATCTTCCTCCTCCTCATCTTCCATGGGTTCCTCCTCGGGGTCGTCTTCAATCCATcccccattaccttggttggggtagtaggggtcgtcggggtgatggaatccagccattaagtctatacgagaatagggttaagaattgactataagctaaagcatgtaaaatttacccttaagtttgtAGGTTGAAGATACCCAAATACTCCCATAGGATTCTTAATGATATGCTCTtcgtaagttttaaatttgttttctACTGCAGACACTCCCTGGCATACGTTAGttggctctcggacaaatatagttgaccaggctatattcatcccagttccgattacatgtcctaAGGCACACCTGCACTGCAcaatttatttataatacttctatattgatctATTTATGACAttgttattaatatgaaatgaatgcatgccaactttacaaaaattaaatacatatgaatgcatatgaatgttcatgtcgTGAATTGTAAATGGTtgtaccaggaaaatcccttattttcatattagttgattgttttggatataagaaaatcccttattttcctaaagtaacatgcagtctctaatgtccaagaccgaaaatcgcaagcaactgacatgcttaaaaggttgaggcatagttttatataataaagctataagaagatcgcactcgttagatgaagaatagttttaatagctactcattcataaaatcagaataccataataattgtctatccggtaagttttataaccatactaaacataatatgcctgtggcgacggtcttcaggcgtcgaaaagtTATGATaaactgtcacccaaaggactgtagctaacagtcagggcgcgggatcatgacttcccgtatagatctatacacatttgacatgctctccaaacgggagactctggttataatagacaGGACTTTAGGTAGTACCTTTCAACAAAAGGTAGAAAGATGTaatcgtctcacggattctcaactaagtctgtattaaaataatagttttgtatgaaatgtttatcctctttcacaatgtttgacaaagcataaatcataatgtAACgctgaaaaatttaaaataaattttcacattttaaaaacaattcaattcacaatattataaaacacattgttcttATATTCCACataagtcaaaatcccaagatcataacatatCAATAAAACTCCAcgcgtgtgtgtgtactgatcatgccggcgcctcccgcgatcctcactagtacctgaaacacataacacaaaacactgtaagcatgaagcttagtgagttccccaaaataccacacataacacatactagccactcaaggctataactctgcgggcccttgggccctaactctgtagaccctctggtcctaactctgtgaacctttcggttctaactctgatatactctGGTATACAcacggcataaatcacataaaaataatgtagtgcaacacatcacataaatagcatacaataactctgtcacataactctaattaccactcaaggtaaagtatagtgagaagactcacctcggatgtcttAGTAATATCTCGCTCGCgtaacactgatctagcctctgcctaaacacataaacgatCATCTTAATTAATAacggctctccaggctagactaaATCCTCACACatcctctaagaaggctaaaagaccaatttacccttCAAACAGTTCacaagtccaattgttgaccataccctaaaagtcaacaaaagtcaacggtcaaccctttgaccagactcgtcgagtgtacaattgtgactcggtgagttcagtCATGAACTCAAGTCCTCAAAATCCccaatgactcaccgagtcacttccccaactcaacgagtcatcAACTGTGTGATTCATGGGGGAAAaccatcctactcgccgagtctgttcttggactcggcgagttcaagccatgctcaaactcaaatgacctcctgaggtcagatctgttcttccaatccatagatctggccttacCAACcactataatcacgtaaaggtatgacctttacactcatgcaatGACCAAAAAGCTTCTTTGGGCGAAATAATCCCTAAAATGGAAACCTAGGGCCATATCTCTAATGGAGTAGCAAAAAGCAATGTgaatgggactctctggacctcttaaggtccagatctaaaaaGAACTCCACCTTAGGACCTCACATACTTCGAATCTAATCCAAAGAATGcacaagaaaaccctagatttaacTAGAACACCAAATACACGAGTTTGAGCACAGATTAGTACCTCTAGTAGCCTCCTCTAATGAAGGGATGATAGATCTGAGCTCCTCAACCTTCCTTGTTTGacctccttccttctttcttgaAAAAACACACTTAGAATGATGAGATAGCCCTCCTCTTGCACTACAAGCCTTCTCTCTgatctctagggtttctcaggggtctaatagccgcaaatggtggctaaaagatccttaaatagggctcaggccccggagaattagggtttcattaaacagtgtggactcgccgagtccgccatTAAATCAGTCCGACCATgcgcggtcctactcggcgagtttgagcgcctgctcgccgagtccctctccaaaactcaatataaatgcataAAATAAGATACCTaggaatccagatgttacacaTAAGTTCTATGAATGCATAaaaatggtttaacaaggatGGATACCCTGGATACTATGTATTTTGTATAAGTCTaatgcatgcaaagtataacaagagttttcacgttTTCACTTGGGATCaaccatgtgtttacttgtattctcccccgaaatgtattaaaagtacattataaagtaATTGAAATTGAataaaagggggtatgaactcacttgattgaagtggttgttttgaagtagtcgagagaagaatcgagcagaacttcgactagtGAGAGTTaaattctcgggaatctcgggagtgtagaacttCCTTCTGATCTTGAGTATGAAaaccggggtgtcgggatggcttcgagtGGAAAAAGCAGAGCAAAAGTGCGGGAAAAGAGAAGAATTGAACAAGAAACTCGAAACTCTAGcctcccttttataggaggctgaaccgcctccgtacgctgGGCGTGCGCTCTTACGCGGGGTGTAGCGTACGTCAGCGCTTATGTCAGCCTCCTGACGGACGATGGGATGTCTGCTGCCGAAGGGACTACGCCCTTATCacctggtacgctgggcgtacccctttacgcggggcgtaaatcgATTTTCAGaacttctaaattccataactctcgcgtacgagctccgtttctagcattctttatatccacgcgtaggtgagactgtactctacaactctcatttagactccgtcggctagttttgactttatttttaataataccttTTTAGCAGGCCGagactggaaaagtccgttaaaaatctataacttcttcatccggcgtCCGATtttatctgtctttttaccgttgtattccTATGGTCAGGGTCTTCAAATTTCGTTTAGGTTGTTCCGGTTAAAAAtccctcgatctctatttcgagtttttagctgtctactgctacatccgaaacttcgaaaaatcataacttcccaatacgaagtcagatttgggcgttctttttatgtatgttcacggtttaataatatctacgattttcatttagatacttcaggttaaaaaagtattttattaaaacttcgcgttttacgtttaATCGTATTGACGGTTTTGTTGtgaatcttaggttggtcataactcattcgttataactcagattttagtgttctttatatttttggaaaccttatcaCGATATCTACCACATAGTGTACTCAAACagagttttttttttgaagatttcattttcgatgatattcttattacttcataaagagattacaagactcgaattttagacattacattgacctgaaataacgggttgttacacaaCACTCCCACACTAACTGACCACTGATGAATGCTATGGgtcaccccacagtcttacaacaccccgaaactactgctaaccagtgaatgctacagccaccccgcagtcttacaacacttccatattAACTgaccactggtgaatgctacgtgccaccctacagtcttacaacGCTTCTACACTAATCGCTAACCCATTGACCTGAACGCCACCCGGATTCAAACTCACACCCAACTGAACTCGAACCATGAATGGAGCCCCACCCTGGGTTCCCCTCCCGAAGCCTTCTAGCTGAAACCAAGAAGACGCGAACCCAAAGTTGggaagtttcctgaactcccaTCTCATGTAATCCTCAATTCATACAGCCACTTAGGTCGCTCTCCTCCCTGATGAGAATGCGAAACTCACCCTAGTTTCAATCCTGCTTCTGATCCTGATTACCTGAGCGATTCTCCcacacttagattcgactaagccttCACAACACCAGAGAATTGAAGGATTTCCAATCCTTTTTACCCTCTAACAACCATACATAGACAACCTACACTTACTAATGCTAGTGCTCCATCACCAACCAAACCCAGAAGACTGCACAACCTCTAAAGTCAAGATGAACACCTTTCGAATCCTAGCGAAATTGATAACCCCAGATGTCTTGAAATGGTACCACACTCAAATCTTAAATTCCAACTTCCAAGTAACCGACGTCTGACCAAAATCTCAACAATAGAACACTTCCCTTTGCGCTTCCAAAAGCCAACCGAAGCACAAAAACCGAACTCACCGAACCCTGACGATGTTGGACAACCAACCTGTTGAACCTTGACCATAGACATCCCATACAATACCCCTGAACCAATCCTCGACCACAACCCATGATAACGCTAAACACTCCAAACCCGCAAAAAGGGAAACAACCTTCACTAACCACTAATAATTCACGACATGCAAACGATAGATAACATTACTTGAAGATATAACCCAACATAATCAAAGAAATAGACCAGAGATACACTTATAACAACCACATATACAGATATAACTAAAAAgaagcaaaagatacatacccgCAACATTGCCTACTGGAGTCCTAATCTCTTATGTTTGTCACTACAAGGCCTGACTCCCGCTGTCCTACCCTCTTGTCCActggtgatcctcaaagtagttgGAGTAGGCGCACACACTGCTTCTCCCACCAACGTCGGACAAtcagccttcttgtggcccacctgattgtagtgaaaacataacgGGCTTGCCCCCTAAGGACAATCCTTGCTGATGTGACCGACCCTACCACACTTGTGGCAGCCCAAACCCATGGAACGACAAACTCCATCGTGCAGTTTCTCACACGTACTGCATTGACTCCAACCCTACCCGCCTCTCGAATGCTGGtcagaagtcttgggtctcttcccgggactcTCCAATGTTTGCACCTGATCTGACCCCCTCTTAtaaatgtgctccaaatcaatctcccgctcgcgggctctagaaatcatcatcatcatcatcatgtgtGTGGGatgttctgatgggttttaggtaaaacaaataaattagaaaacaattcctaagttcacatgcaacctactttggatctatgttttaactattgaacatataactttgaattgcaaaataagaaccctagaggagagaggttattttcgaaaataactaactagggtttaagagttacatacctttcaattattatattaaacaattgataatcctcttgaacttgatcttgatcttcttggaagcttagcaccacaaatgtaatgccactaatggaatcacacccaagaactagcaagaaggaaactagaaggagagagagggagggagtatgcaattttcggcctagggtttcttccaaggTAGGAGTGGTCGATTTAAGGAGgtgggaggctccttatatagctgagggatctatggtttagagaaaaccctaatactcCTTTGCTTGGGGCCTAAGATAATtcaaggccttatccaagcccccttggacgaaatctttagggtttcccctaagaatttcgtccacctccttccaaggaggtgctggagccttccactcaactatttgATAATTGCAAatcagtccctgcactttataattaatactcttaaccccgaaattaattctaattaatttctgactaactattaattaaatattatgatttctaattaatatattattttcataacatattaataaatcatttatattaatttattaatctcataataaattaatatctctcattTCATAATTTTCTTGTCCAgttgctgctatcaattcaagtacataccaattatagctatgggcttagacacctaatccaacatgttCCCATTATCTTTTTTCAATTAGCAATAAACCTATTAAGATAAGGTATTATTCGGTTCTCTAATAAAGTGATATGTATCATAACCAACAGAGTGTTATATATCATTTAATGACCCACATGTCAACTTATCTAAGAGGGCCAAACTTTATCGTGATTAGTTGTTGACTAATAAACACATCTACTGTTGATGTACTTGATTGCTATTGGTGATATTTGTTGTGCAATACAAGAGTGAGTTGCTTATTTTGAGCACAGCTGTGAAAGCTTTTCAACAATTGACAATGGATCTTAGACATGTTGTGAAAGTGTAATATTATGAAggaaaaataaattttgtttggatGATGGTTTAAAAACTCTAAATCTTAAGAGATAACTTATAACCACTAAATGTGGTTTTGTTAATAACACATGTTAATTAAGAATTAGCAAGACATAATATACTATTGCATTAAAAATCTACTATCTTTATCATAATTAATGCAATGATTTTATAGAAAGATTATCAATAtttctatttaaaaaaataatattaaactaCTATTGTATCTAATCATAACACAAAATTAATCATTATATATTTTAATcccaaaataatatatattttgcaaatctttattatttatataacattTTCTTCTTTAATCGTAGTTTTCACACGTATTAAACTAGTATTATTATATAATTATGCCGTAATTAAAAAAACTACCCCTTaacaaagaaaagaaaataagagTACATTAACAAGTATAAGATGTCCCTAACAGAGTAACAATATCATATGTTAAAAGTGACACCACAATAAGGTGACCCTAATAGATAAACAGTACCATATGTTAAAAGTGATACCACAATATCTTCGActtattattaaaattaaaaatattatattatattgactaaaaaacaatatatatggTTTACTAAAGTCTTTGTATTAtccaaaatgaaaaagaaaagagaaagaCAACAGTGACACGAACTACAAGGATCTAGCACGTGTATCCGCAGACCCGAAGAGCAATCAGAGTACGGCAACGATGGCGACGGCGACGGCGACGGAGCTATGTTTCCTCCCAAACTACCACCGTCGTATTATGAGTCCACCGTCATCTTCACCAAAAGCATGGCGCTCTTCTCCGGTGAAGTTAGCGATCAAATCCCAAATCCAAACTCAGAGCTTACAAAAGAAGAAGCGACGTCCGGAGAACGTTGATGGAGAGTTCTTCGTTGGTTTGTGATTTCCCTCCTTTCTCAATACCAAAAACCTGCAATTAATCTGATTATTCTGAACAAAAAACAATATCTTTGTTGCAATTTTATCAATACGAAGCATTAGCCTCTCTTTAATACTTTAATTTGGGTTAAATGCAAACTTCCAGTTTTTTCGATCTTATTATGCTGTGATTGATTGCTCCCCTTTTCACAAATTTCTTCTTGTTTTGATAAAGCCATTGATGCTATTGGGTTCGAGTTATTCAACCACTTTTCAACTGTTTAAACAAGTTACCAGAAAAATATTGCATCTTTTTGTCCTAAAATGGAAGCACTTGACATACAGATTTGACATGATTATATAAGCAAATCCAAGATCCaccatttttttttactttgatgGTTAAAACATTGCTAAGATTTTAAAAAAGAGCGATAACTAATTTGATACTTTCTCAAATTTGCAGATCATACATGCATTGATTGTGATACATGTCGTTGGATGGCCCCAGTAAGAATCAGAATTTTCAATATGGTTAATGTCATAAATTGGCAACAaactatttgttttttattttttattttttacaatggtgttttgttaaaaaaaaaaagtttgttatcTATTTATGACATTAACCCATTTCAATATGGGTGTTACATATATtgctttctaatttttttttttaataaaatagatGATTACTGATTTGATATTTTCAGGAAGTATTCACCCGTGTTGATGGCATGTCGGCTGTTAAAAAGCAGCCAAGTTGTCAAGATGAACGCCTTAAGGCTCTTCAGGTATTAATATTATGTCaaaagtgatatatatatatatatatatatatatatatatatatatatatatatatatatatatatatatatatatatatatatatatatagtttatgaAGATTTAAGCACTTACAATAATTGTTACAAATTAATTTTGTTATTGTTTTATTTTCAGGCATTACTTTCATGTCCAACAAGCTCAATTTCTACTGAAAAACCCGCTCATGATATTTTAGAAGTTCAAAAAACGTTTCCAATACCCATTGACATAGAGAGAATTCCCGTAATTTAACTCCTATAATAATTCTGTGAAGTTTTCAAAAAGTAAACGTGTAATGTCTTATTATGAAaacaattatatttatataatcctATAAAATGTTCATCTTTAGGGGGTGTATCATTGTGGTTATCACTCTGATAAAACGTATGGAGCAGCATCCTATTTCATTGTTCACCCTGAAGGGAACATTCTTATCGATAGGTATTCTATTTCTAACCATAAACTTCTTATAATTCATAGGATGCTTAATCCCCCGTTTGTTACACTGATGTCAATGAtacaaaaattgcaatttttttatcccttagggaaaaagatgtgaaTGCCCTCCTCATCCTTCTAAGAGTAGCCTTTGAAAGCTTGTCGAGTGTAGTCCCATGTAACACACACAACATTATAAAACAAGTTCATAGAGATTATGGAAATAAAGAATCTTTATTTCCATGCAAATATCTTTATTTCCATGCAATATTTGCTCAAGGAAAttgattttttcttttaaatattttgtagTCCTAGGTACACAGAAAGGCTGGCTGGCAACATTGAGAAATTGGGTGGAGCTCAATACATGTTTCTCACTCACAAGTATAGTCATGATGAGTTCAAGCAACATTCGATAATTGTAATATTATATAAGCTA is part of the Lactuca sativa cultivar Salinas chromosome 7, Lsat_Salinas_v11, whole genome shotgun sequence genome and harbors:
- the LOC111881652 gene encoding uncharacterized protein LOC111881652; amino-acid sequence: MATATATELCFLPNYHRRIMSPPSSSPKAWRSSPVKLAIKSQIQTQSLQKKKRRPENVDGEFFVDHTCIDCDTCRWMAPEVFTRVDGMSAVKKQPSCQDERLKALQALLSCPTSSISTEKPAHDILEVQKTFPIPIDIERIPGVYHCGYHSDKTYGAASYFIVHPEGNILIDSPRYTERLAGNIEKLGGAQYMFLTHKDDIGDHKKWSERFSCKRILHSKEVNVSTKDVEMKLDGCGPWSLNDDIQLIHTPGHTEGSVCLFYKPLKVLFTGDHLAMGESELAVSEIYNFYSVAIQLDSVAMLLELEFEWILPGHGRRVAYKDVEEKNSSLKAFLIAKQHPHGF